In Trichocoleus desertorum NBK24, the following are encoded in one genomic region:
- a CDS encoding DUF305 domain-containing protein: MFWIRIRSLAWVLGAIATTSLLNACATPSQNQTQAPSPTTTGMDHGNAHHGNAHHGDMMNHSASMELGPADADFDLRFVDAMTPHHEGAVTMAQDALTKSKRPEIQKLAQDIIAAQKQEIGELKQWRQAWYPNASAQPVAWNPQMGHAMPMSTDQRKGMAMEMDLGAADSDFDLRFINAMIPHHEGAVTMAQDALTKSKRPEIQKLAQDIIKSQEAEIQQMQQWRQAWYQR; the protein is encoded by the coding sequence ATGTTTTGGATCAGAATCCGTTCTCTTGCCTGGGTATTGGGAGCGATCGCCACCACCAGCCTCCTGAATGCTTGCGCCACACCGAGCCAAAATCAGACCCAAGCTCCTAGCCCCACCACCACTGGGATGGATCATGGCAACGCGCATCATGGCAACGCGCATCATGGCGACATGATGAATCACAGCGCCAGCATGGAGTTAGGCCCAGCCGATGCCGACTTTGACTTACGATTTGTGGATGCCATGACTCCGCATCATGAGGGAGCCGTGACGATGGCCCAAGATGCTCTCACCAAGTCGAAACGCCCCGAAATTCAAAAACTGGCTCAAGACATTATTGCAGCCCAAAAACAAGAAATTGGAGAACTGAAGCAGTGGCGGCAAGCTTGGTATCCCAATGCCAGTGCTCAACCCGTCGCTTGGAATCCTCAGATGGGTCATGCTATGCCAATGTCAACGGATCAAAGAAAAGGTATGGCAATGGAGATGGACTTAGGCGCAGCCGATAGCGACTTTGATCTGCGCTTCATCAATGCCATGATTCCGCACCATGAAGGAGCCGTGACGATGGCCCAAGATGCTCTCACCAAGTCGAAACGCCCCGAAATTCAAAAACTGGCTCAAGACATTATTAAGTCCCAAGAAGCTGAAATTCAGCAGATGCAGCAATGGCGACAAGCTTGGTACCAACGGTGA
- a CDS encoding DUF4089 domain-containing protein, whose protein sequence is MSNSTIDPTDYVHAAASLIDLPLDSDGTPSIVTNFARIEAIAELVLEFPLPDNIEAAPIFEP, encoded by the coding sequence ATGTCAAACTCAACCATTGACCCTACTGATTACGTTCATGCGGCTGCTAGCTTAATTGATTTGCCCCTCGATTCCGATGGCACTCCTAGCATCGTCACCAACTTCGCCCGGATTGAAGCGATCGCGGAGCTAGTTCTAGAATTTCCACTGCCCGATAATATTGAAGCCGCTCCTATTTTTGAACCATGA
- a CDS encoding AtzE family amidohydrolase has protein sequence MSQWQADATSIAAVIRGQEVTAKAVTAAALARIAEFNQSLNCFTAVMAETALAAAEQIDQAIAEGQDPGPLAGVPFAVKNLFDVEGLTTLAGSKINAEHPPATQDATAVAKLRQAGAILLGTLNMDEYAYGFVTENSHYGPTHNPHDLARIAGGSSGGSAAAVAAGLVPLTLGSDTNGSIRVPAALCGVFGLKTTYGRLSRAGAVLFSSSFDHIGPFARSVRDLATVFDLLQGSDPRDPICSDRPPDLCLPQLNQGIDGVRIAIADEYFTQGAEPEAIAMVEKVAAALGVTQRVTIPEAHRARAAAFVITAAEGANFHWANLRSRAQDFDPATRDRFLAGALIPAHWYLQAQRFRQWFQHQVREIFQSVDLILAPTTPYPATPIGQQTIVIDGEEIQIRPNLGLYTQPLSFIGLPVLSVPIQRPGQLPLGVQLIAAPYNEALILRVAAFLEQAGVVSAPIAQPQLGV, from the coding sequence ATGAGCCAATGGCAAGCAGATGCGACCAGCATTGCAGCGGTGATTCGAGGGCAAGAAGTCACAGCCAAAGCGGTTACGGCAGCGGCTCTAGCGCGAATTGCTGAGTTCAACCAATCCCTCAACTGCTTTACAGCCGTGATGGCCGAGACCGCCTTAGCAGCCGCTGAGCAAATTGACCAAGCGATCGCTGAAGGACAAGATCCTGGCCCTCTAGCAGGCGTGCCCTTTGCCGTCAAAAATCTGTTTGATGTTGAGGGGTTAACCACTTTAGCGGGTTCCAAAATTAACGCGGAACACCCCCCAGCCACCCAAGATGCAACAGCCGTGGCTAAGCTAAGGCAAGCAGGTGCCATTTTGCTCGGCACGCTAAATATGGATGAGTATGCCTATGGCTTTGTGACAGAGAATAGCCATTATGGTCCTACGCACAACCCTCATGATTTAGCTCGGATTGCGGGAGGTTCCTCTGGTGGCTCGGCAGCAGCAGTAGCAGCGGGTCTCGTTCCTTTAACCTTGGGGTCTGATACCAACGGCTCGATCCGAGTGCCTGCGGCGCTATGTGGCGTGTTCGGTCTCAAAACCACCTATGGGCGTTTGTCACGGGCTGGCGCAGTGCTATTTTCTAGTAGCTTTGACCACATAGGCCCTTTCGCCCGTTCAGTGAGGGATCTGGCTACAGTTTTTGATTTGTTGCAAGGCTCTGACCCCCGTGATCCCATTTGTAGCGATCGCCCCCCTGATCTGTGTCTCCCCCAGCTCAACCAAGGCATTGACGGGGTGAGAATCGCGATCGCAGACGAGTACTTTACTCAAGGAGCCGAACCAGAGGCGATCGCTATGGTGGAGAAAGTTGCAGCCGCTCTAGGGGTAACTCAGCGAGTCACCATCCCGGAAGCCCATCGAGCCAGAGCTGCTGCTTTTGTGATTACAGCGGCAGAAGGAGCTAATTTTCACTGGGCCAACTTGCGATCGCGTGCTCAAGACTTTGACCCCGCCACTCGCGATCGCTTTCTAGCAGGCGCTTTAATCCCTGCTCACTGGTATCTCCAAGCCCAACGCTTTCGCCAGTGGTTTCAGCACCAGGTACGGGAGATCTTTCAAAGCGTGGATTTAATCTTGGCTCCTACCACTCCCTATCCTGCTACACCGATTGGTCAGCAAACGATTGTGATTGATGGTGAAGAAATTCAGATTCGGCCCAATTTGGGGTTATATACTCAGCCATTATCCTTTATTGGATTACCAGTGTTGTCGGTACCGATTCAGCGACCCGGACAATTGCCGCTCGGCGTACAACTCATCGCTGCACCCTATAATGAAGCCTTGATTCTGCGGGTGGCGGCATTTCTAGAACAAGCTGGGGTTGTGTCTGCGCCCATTGCTCAACCGCAGCTTGGGGTCTGA
- a CDS encoding adenylate/guanylate cyclase domain-containing protein, with amino-acid sequence MTMTLHNSGAAPQSGGMLATLTQANNRKGSLTHRVKDLPIPQFIDLLEQITREFEHFLRAIDLINNETLETLLEQILEAFTLKIGQILQADRTTIFLVDEEKGQLWAKIAQSDDGKSPEIRIPIDKGIAGHVATTGECLNIPDAYSHPLFNKEVDKQTGYHTENILCMPIFNKHERVVAVVQLLNKMGGMPFDATDEQHFREFASSIGIILESCNTFYIAARNQRGVAALLEATKMLGRSLDLETTLRAVMNQARDLMQADRSTLFLLSRETNELWTKVAAADEKTILEIRIPANKGIAGYVASTGETLNIPNAYEDPRFDPSTDKKTGYYTRNILCMPVFNSGSDLIGVTQLINKNQGSFTNSDEEFMRAFNIQAGIALENAQLFENVLLEKQYQKDMLQSLSDAVISTDMQGRIVTINDAALELLGCPVRKASGKVNKLHWQDKLVGRYVWDIIPIENLQMRLQDSLKTAAKHYVPEQSLTVGLHIATTAVVDGTLEDDGNTVYTLTLSDRTEPSRYIAWNELPALPEAETSNGNHAAEPTYFTKDQIRQIERSINLTVNPLTNPEGGVRGGLVVLEDISQEKRMKTTMYRYMTPGVAERVMALGEDGLMVGERKEVTILFSDIRGYTTLTENLEATKVVELLNQYFETMVEAIFNYEGTLDKFIGDAIMAVFGAPLPLNENHAWMAVQSALDMRRRLKEFNESRRIESQPQIHIGIGISSGEVVSGNIGSQKRMDYTVIGDGVNLSSRLESVTKEYGCDIVLSEFTYELCRDRIWVRELDKIRVKGKNRPVSIFELIGDRREALPADNEEFLNLYIAGRTAYKQMEFQQALKYFNAAQELRDTDQAVEVHLRRIQDYLTNPPPEDWDGVHTMTSK; translated from the coding sequence ATGACTATGACACTCCATAATTCTGGCGCTGCGCCTCAATCGGGTGGCATGCTGGCTACCCTGACTCAAGCCAATAACCGCAAAGGCAGCCTCACTCATCGCGTCAAGGATTTACCGATTCCGCAATTCATTGATTTGCTGGAGCAGATTACTCGTGAGTTTGAGCATTTTTTACGGGCGATCGATTTAATTAATAACGAAACCCTAGAAACCCTGCTGGAGCAGATTCTAGAGGCTTTCACCTTAAAAATTGGCCAAATTCTTCAGGCCGATCGCACCACTATTTTCTTAGTAGACGAAGAAAAAGGTCAGCTTTGGGCCAAGATTGCTCAGAGCGATGATGGCAAGTCTCCTGAGATTCGGATTCCAATTGACAAAGGAATTGCAGGCCATGTTGCGACGACCGGAGAATGCCTGAATATTCCAGATGCCTACAGCCATCCTCTCTTTAATAAAGAAGTAGATAAGCAAACGGGCTATCACACTGAAAATATTCTTTGTATGCCCATTTTCAATAAGCATGAGCGAGTGGTGGCAGTCGTTCAGTTGCTAAACAAAATGGGCGGGATGCCATTTGACGCTACAGACGAGCAACATTTTCGTGAATTTGCTTCCTCTATTGGCATCATCCTAGAAAGCTGTAATACGTTCTACATTGCGGCCCGAAACCAGCGTGGAGTAGCAGCCTTACTAGAAGCGACCAAAATGTTGGGGCGCAGCTTAGATCTAGAAACTACCCTGCGGGCAGTGATGAATCAAGCACGTGACTTGATGCAAGCCGATCGCAGCACTTTGTTTCTGTTGAGCCGGGAAACCAATGAGCTGTGGACCAAAGTTGCCGCCGCAGACGAAAAAACAATTCTAGAAATTCGCATTCCTGCCAATAAGGGGATTGCTGGGTACGTTGCCTCTACGGGTGAGACGTTAAACATCCCGAATGCTTACGAAGACCCGCGTTTTGATCCCAGCACAGACAAGAAAACGGGTTATTACACCCGAAACATCTTGTGCATGCCTGTGTTTAACTCTGGTAGCGATTTAATTGGAGTGACGCAGTTAATCAACAAAAATCAAGGTAGTTTTACCAACTCTGACGAAGAGTTCATGCGGGCCTTTAATATTCAGGCAGGCATTGCCTTAGAAAACGCCCAACTGTTTGAGAACGTGCTGCTGGAGAAACAGTATCAGAAAGACATGCTGCAAAGTCTGTCGGATGCGGTGATCTCCACCGACATGCAAGGCAGAATCGTCACGATTAATGATGCTGCTCTTGAGTTACTAGGCTGTCCTGTGCGCAAAGCCAGTGGCAAGGTCAATAAATTGCACTGGCAAGACAAGCTGGTAGGGCGCTATGTCTGGGACATTATTCCCATCGAAAACTTGCAAATGCGCTTGCAAGACAGCTTAAAAACTGCTGCCAAACACTACGTACCAGAGCAGAGCTTAACGGTGGGACTGCATATTGCCACGACGGCTGTGGTTGATGGCACTCTGGAGGATGACGGCAACACCGTATATACCTTGACACTTAGCGATCGCACCGAGCCCAGCCGCTACATTGCTTGGAATGAGCTACCAGCACTACCAGAAGCAGAAACTAGCAATGGCAACCATGCGGCAGAGCCAACCTATTTCACCAAAGACCAAATCCGGCAAATCGAGCGCAGTATTAACCTGACTGTGAATCCCCTCACCAACCCAGAAGGCGGGGTGCGCGGTGGCTTGGTTGTGTTAGAAGACATCAGCCAAGAAAAACGGATGAAGACGACCATGTATCGCTACATGACGCCAGGAGTAGCAGAGCGAGTCATGGCTTTGGGCGAAGATGGCCTCATGGTTGGTGAGCGCAAAGAAGTTACGATTCTGTTCTCGGATATTCGTGGCTACACCACGTTGACGGAAAACTTGGAAGCGACCAAAGTCGTCGAGTTGCTGAATCAGTACTTCGAGACGATGGTGGAAGCGATCTTCAACTATGAAGGCACCCTAGATAAATTCATCGGGGATGCGATCATGGCGGTCTTTGGTGCGCCTCTGCCGCTAAACGAGAACCACGCTTGGATGGCGGTGCAATCAGCGCTAGATATGCGGCGACGGTTGAAGGAGTTTAACGAGTCCCGGAGAATAGAATCGCAACCCCAAATCCACATCGGGATTGGGATTAGTTCGGGAGAGGTGGTTTCTGGCAACATCGGCTCCCAGAAGCGCATGGATTACACCGTGATCGGGGATGGGGTCAACCTCAGCTCTCGCTTAGAAAGTGTGACGAAGGAATACGGCTGCGATATTGTGCTAAGCGAGTTCACGTACGAGCTTTGCCGCGATCGCATCTGGGTGAGAGAACTCGACAAAATCCGCGTCAAGGGCAAGAACAGACCTGTCAGCATTTTTGAGCTGATTGGCGATCGCCGAGAGGCTTTACCCGCCGACAATGAGGAATTTCTAAATCTCTATATAGCTGGACGCACTGCGTACAAACAAATGGAGTTTCAGCAAGCTCTCAAGTACTTCAATGCCGCCCAAGAGCTGCGGGACACGGATCAAGCAGTAGAAGTGCATCTCCGTCGCATTCAAGACTACTTAACCAATCCGCCCCCAGAAGATTGGGATGGCGTGCACACCATGACGAGTAAATAG
- a CDS encoding Gfo/Idh/MocA family protein — MTNQIGIAVIGVGRWGVHLVRNFLEHPQARLVAVIDPDPERLASLKQRFDFDEQVILATDWSALPPPPVIEAVAIATPATTHYSLITTALKQGYHVLAEKPLTLAVAESQELCRLAAAQQRQLVVDHTYLFHPAVQRGRTVVQSGELGELRYGYAARTHLGPVRPDVDALWDLAIHDIAIFNSWLGETPAQVQAQGKIWLQTRSPDHHYFPQGLADLVWVTLLYPSGFQSMVHLCWLNPDKQRRLGVVGTQGTLVFDELSPEAPLTMQHGQLQPTAHSQPNEATAEPIYYTPIEQRHEVLSLEPGEPLQQVCTHFLHCVRDNTPSPISSGLVGTELVRVLNALTESLNQAGQPIHLS; from the coding sequence ATGACAAATCAGATCGGAATTGCTGTCATAGGGGTGGGACGTTGGGGCGTGCATCTGGTGCGGAATTTCTTGGAGCATCCCCAGGCTCGTTTGGTAGCTGTAATTGATCCTGACCCAGAACGCTTGGCTAGCTTAAAGCAACGGTTTGATTTCGATGAGCAAGTGATCTTAGCTACTGACTGGTCTGCTCTACCTCCGCCACCCGTCATTGAAGCGGTAGCGATCGCGACCCCTGCGACCACTCATTATTCATTGATTACGACTGCTCTCAAGCAGGGCTACCACGTCTTAGCAGAAAAACCCCTAACCCTAGCTGTTGCTGAATCGCAGGAACTCTGTCGCTTGGCTGCCGCTCAACAACGGCAGTTGGTCGTTGACCATACCTACTTATTTCATCCGGCGGTGCAGCGGGGTCGAACCGTAGTGCAGTCAGGTGAGTTAGGCGAATTGCGCTATGGCTATGCAGCTCGCACTCATCTTGGCCCGGTGCGCCCCGATGTCGATGCCCTTTGGGACTTAGCCATCCATGACATTGCCATCTTTAATTCCTGGCTGGGAGAAACCCCCGCTCAAGTCCAAGCGCAAGGTAAAATCTGGCTGCAAACGCGATCGCCCGATCACCATTACTTTCCCCAAGGCTTAGCAGATTTGGTTTGGGTCACATTGCTCTACCCAAGTGGGTTTCAGTCGATGGTGCATTTATGTTGGCTGAATCCAGATAAACAGCGACGGCTGGGTGTGGTGGGCACTCAAGGAACTTTAGTCTTTGATGAATTATCGCCTGAGGCTCCCCTAACGATGCAACATGGGCAACTGCAACCCACTGCCCATAGCCAACCGAACGAAGCAACGGCTGAGCCAATCTATTACACACCTATAGAGCAGCGTCATGAAGTTCTAAGCCTAGAACCTGGCGAACCTCTACAACAAGTTTGCACTCATTTTCTACACTGCGTACGCGATAACACCCCTTCGCCCATTTCGTCGGGCCTCGTGGGGACTGAATTAGTGCGGGTGCTGAATGCTCTGACTGAGTCTCTTAATCAGGCAGGCCAACCGATTCACTTATCCTGA
- a CDS encoding glycosyltransferase: MRIALFTETFLPKVDGIVTRLRHTVEHLQRAGDQVLIFSPDGGLTEYKGAKIYGVPGIPLPLYPELKLAFPRPSIGEALERFRPDLVHIVNPAVLGLAGLYYSKTLKIPLVASYHTHLPKYLEHYGLGMLEGLLWELLKAGHNQAQLNLCTSTAMVEELTAHGIERVDLWQRGVDTETFQPDLASQEMRSRLSQGHPDAPLLLYVGRLSAEKEIDRIKPILEAIPNARLALVGDGPYRQELEKHFAGTPTHFVGYLGGKELSSAFASADAFVFPSRTETLGLVLLEAMAAGCPVVAARSGGIPDIVTDGVNGYLFDPTDEQGAIAATQTLLNQVEQRETLRHNARLEAERWGWAAATRQLQGYYRAVLNSQVLPSAA; encoded by the coding sequence ATGCGAATTGCTCTATTCACTGAAACCTTTTTGCCCAAGGTTGATGGAATTGTTACGCGCCTACGCCATACAGTTGAGCACTTACAGCGTGCTGGCGATCAAGTGCTTATTTTCTCCCCTGATGGAGGATTAACGGAGTACAAAGGTGCCAAAATTTATGGAGTACCAGGAATTCCACTACCGCTATACCCAGAGCTGAAGCTGGCTTTTCCTCGCCCTTCAATTGGGGAAGCCTTAGAGCGATTTCGGCCAGACCTGGTTCATATCGTCAATCCAGCTGTCCTAGGATTGGCAGGTCTCTACTATAGTAAAACGCTAAAAATTCCGTTAGTGGCTTCTTACCATACCCATCTCCCCAAATACTTAGAGCACTATGGTTTAGGGATGCTAGAAGGTTTGCTGTGGGAACTGCTCAAAGCGGGGCACAACCAAGCTCAACTAAATTTATGTACCTCCACTGCAATGGTGGAAGAACTAACCGCCCACGGCATTGAGCGAGTAGATCTCTGGCAGCGGGGTGTAGACACAGAAACCTTCCAACCTGATTTGGCAAGTCAGGAAATGCGATCGCGCCTCAGCCAAGGCCATCCCGATGCACCGTTATTGCTTTATGTAGGTCGTCTTTCTGCCGAAAAAGAAATCGATCGGATCAAGCCGATTCTAGAAGCAATTCCCAACGCTCGCTTGGCTTTAGTGGGAGATGGCCCCTATCGGCAAGAGCTAGAAAAGCATTTTGCTGGCACCCCCACCCACTTCGTTGGTTATCTCGGAGGCAAAGAGCTATCGAGTGCCTTTGCCTCTGCTGATGCGTTTGTCTTTCCTTCCCGAACCGAAACTTTAGGGCTAGTGCTTTTAGAAGCAATGGCCGCAGGATGCCCAGTGGTTGCAGCTCGCTCCGGCGGTATTCCTGACATTGTCACCGATGGCGTGAATGGCTACCTATTTGACCCCACCGACGAACAAGGGGCGATCGCAGCCACTCAGACTTTGTTGAATCAAGTTGAGCAACGAGAAACTCTTCGGCACAATGCTCGTCTGGAAGCAGAACGTTGGGGTTGGGCCGCAGCGACTCGTCAACTTCAGGGTTACTACCGCGCCGTACTTAACTCCCAAGTTCTACCCTCAGCGGCTTAA
- a CDS encoding sensor histidine kinase — translation MAKLGQSSFRRVLLSCILLLSVPVLLLGEVVTYRKARSSLLETARRNLTESAIRKGNDIKDSIGALQANLIIASETSALQSNSLEQARRSLVQLQRTLPTQVQCIQLTDLQIQRLVVSTCGNQLQLLSAAALSTSTQFDQPSSNAALGTSNAAASASGLWPRTQSQLSSDQSLVYVTPANQIDPANHPQGQLSLVLSVPVYSTTGQLRYALSVQTALHQKESDKPGSLSGYTVVVDQDGTILAHPDPARIGRNIRQEADSTRLVDIVRNAIVSGNSDVRHLFGFVENGTEWLAGYSPIQVPFTQSENHTWVVLAVTRIDNALYGLVEIKQILVVLTLGLIAANLLATLYVARELSRPLEELGNYALHIQQRHTALDSPQTDVAIAPVTTASNSSSGATDASLEKSSSRSEDISTASVVTTALGISDRAPTDFRIRELNQLAKALNSMVERLEERAEELEATWREAEAANRLKSEFLANTSHELRTPLNAIIGCIRLVRDGCCDDREEEFDFLQRADDAAIHLLDVINDLLDIAKIEAGTLSVDLQPLDLRNTLYEVIDLQTVPIQQKGLELDFPQLKEPLAVYADPAKLKQVLLNVVCNATKFTEEGKIAIELRTEPTTGSQNGYRGARVVITIRDTGIGIEPNQLPKLFRPFVMADGTTTRRFEGTGLGLAISRNFMELMGGNITLDSAGPDQGTTVEITLPMIDVAQLPIQSFKEPSHKLSIAKAADTFR, via the coding sequence ATGGCTAAGCTAGGTCAATCCTCTTTCCGTCGTGTTTTGCTGTCCTGTATTTTGCTGCTCAGCGTCCCAGTGCTGTTATTAGGGGAAGTTGTGACCTATCGCAAAGCCCGCTCTAGTCTCCTAGAAACAGCTCGCCGCAATCTTACCGAAAGTGCTATCCGAAAGGGGAACGACATCAAGGATTCCATTGGAGCATTACAGGCAAACTTAATTATTGCGAGTGAAACATCAGCTCTACAGTCAAACTCCCTAGAGCAAGCGCGGCGATCGCTAGTGCAGTTGCAGCGTACACTTCCGACTCAGGTTCAGTGCATCCAACTGACAGATCTCCAAATCCAGCGACTAGTAGTGAGTACCTGTGGCAACCAATTGCAGCTACTATCCGCTGCCGCCCTCTCGACCTCTACCCAGTTTGACCAGCCTAGCTCTAACGCTGCTTTAGGCACTTCCAATGCTGCCGCTAGTGCCTCCGGGTTGTGGCCGCGCACTCAAAGCCAGTTAAGCTCTGATCAATCCCTAGTTTATGTCACACCTGCGAACCAGATTGACCCAGCCAATCATCCTCAAGGACAGCTCAGCTTGGTTTTAAGTGTCCCTGTCTATAGCACTACAGGTCAGCTTAGGTATGCTCTGAGTGTTCAGACGGCACTCCACCAGAAAGAGAGCGATAAACCTGGCTCCCTCTCTGGTTATACCGTTGTGGTTGATCAAGACGGCACTATCCTAGCCCATCCCGATCCAGCGCGAATTGGGAGGAATATCCGTCAGGAGGCAGACTCTACCCGTTTAGTCGATATTGTGCGCAATGCGATCGTGAGTGGCAACTCGGATGTACGACACCTGTTTGGCTTTGTGGAAAACGGCACTGAGTGGTTAGCAGGATACAGCCCCATCCAAGTTCCCTTTACCCAGTCAGAAAACCATACTTGGGTCGTGCTAGCGGTCACCCGCATTGATAATGCTCTCTATGGTCTAGTTGAAATTAAGCAAATCCTGGTAGTCCTGACCTTGGGACTCATAGCAGCCAATTTGCTAGCGACTTTATATGTGGCGCGGGAGCTATCACGACCGTTAGAAGAATTAGGCAACTATGCTCTGCATATTCAGCAACGGCATACTGCTTTGGATTCTCCACAAACGGATGTAGCGATCGCTCCTGTTACGACCGCATCCAATTCCAGTTCCGGTGCGACAGACGCCTCTCTTGAGAAAAGTTCGAGTAGGAGCGAGGACATCAGCACCGCCTCAGTTGTGACTACAGCCTTGGGCATTAGCGATCGCGCCCCCACCGATTTCCGCATTCGCGAACTGAATCAACTGGCTAAAGCTCTGAACAGTATGGTGGAGCGGCTAGAAGAACGGGCTGAGGAGTTAGAAGCAACTTGGCGAGAAGCAGAAGCTGCCAATCGTCTCAAAAGCGAATTTTTGGCTAATACTTCCCACGAGCTACGCACTCCCCTAAACGCTATTATTGGCTGCATTCGCCTAGTCCGGGATGGCTGCTGTGACGATCGCGAAGAAGAATTCGACTTTCTACAACGGGCCGACGATGCAGCAATTCATTTGCTCGATGTGATCAACGATTTGCTAGATATTGCCAAAATTGAGGCAGGTACCCTTTCAGTCGATCTGCAACCCCTCGATTTACGCAACACTCTGTATGAGGTGATCGATCTGCAAACCGTCCCGATTCAACAAAAAGGGTTGGAGCTAGATTTTCCTCAACTCAAAGAACCTCTTGCTGTTTACGCAGATCCCGCCAAACTAAAGCAAGTGCTGCTCAATGTAGTCTGCAACGCGACTAAGTTTACAGAGGAAGGCAAGATTGCGATCGAGCTTCGCACTGAACCAACAACAGGTAGCCAGAATGGGTATCGAGGCGCAAGAGTGGTCATTACCATCCGAGACACGGGGATTGGCATAGAACCCAATCAGCTACCCAAGCTCTTCCGCCCGTTTGTCATGGCTGACGGCACTACGACTCGACGATTTGAGGGCACAGGTCTGGGACTGGCTATTTCGCGTAATTTCATGGAACTGATGGGCGGCAATATTACCTTAGATAGCGCTGGACCTGACCAAGGCACCACGGTCGAAATCACCTTGCCTATGATTGATGTGGCCCAACTCCCCATTCAAAGCTTTAAGGAACCAAGCCATAAACTCAGCATTGCTAAAGCCGCAGATACCTTTCGCTAA
- a CDS encoding FAD-binding oxidoreductase codes for MNTYDWIVIGGGITGAALSYELAQQQFSVLLIEQSATIQGATRFSYGGIAYWSGTTELTQQLCQEGKQRYPHLAAELGAEIHFRELDLLLTVAADRDPATIAPSYANYAISPHLLSVAEACELEPLLNSEAIAGAFTVRHGQVDPEALTQAYRQAFLRAGGTLVIDQVTGLQRQNQRVTGVSTTQQTYPAGNVVVCAGGWSRTLLAAARLSVPLYFTQAELIETLPVDVKLQTLVMTAEMQRFQLEAQASTAAKEQEWQEPGLEIVPWILDAGAVQLANGSLRLGQISRVLSDPQAGVDAIASEIAIRKAVGQVLPALQNLPGQWQSCLVAFSRDRLPLIGFVPDTTGLHVFSGFSNPFAIMPPLAQRFAQAISGPADPILEQLSPARFSAIAS; via the coding sequence ATGAATACATACGACTGGATTGTGATTGGCGGCGGCATTACCGGAGCGGCCTTAAGCTACGAACTGGCACAGCAACAGTTTTCGGTGCTGCTGATTGAGCAATCTGCCACAATACAAGGCGCAACTCGCTTCAGCTACGGCGGCATTGCTTATTGGTCTGGTACGACTGAGTTAACTCAGCAGCTTTGTCAGGAAGGCAAGCAGCGTTATCCTCACTTGGCCGCAGAGTTAGGCGCAGAAATTCACTTTCGAGAACTAGACTTGTTACTCACGGTTGCTGCCGATCGCGACCCTGCGACTATCGCTCCTAGTTATGCCAATTACGCCATTTCTCCGCATTTACTGAGCGTCGCTGAAGCTTGCGAGTTGGAGCCTTTGTTGAATTCTGAGGCGATCGCTGGAGCCTTTACGGTTCGCCACGGCCAAGTAGATCCAGAAGCCCTAACCCAAGCCTATCGACAAGCCTTTTTGCGAGCGGGTGGCACCCTTGTGATCGATCAGGTGACAGGATTGCAACGACAAAACCAGCGAGTCACAGGGGTGAGCACTACGCAACAAACTTACCCCGCTGGCAATGTAGTAGTTTGTGCGGGTGGCTGGAGTCGAACTTTGTTGGCCGCAGCAAGATTATCTGTGCCTCTCTACTTTACGCAGGCTGAACTGATTGAAACGTTACCAGTAGATGTCAAGTTACAGACGCTGGTAATGACGGCAGAGATGCAGCGCTTTCAGCTAGAGGCACAAGCAAGCACAGCAGCTAAAGAGCAAGAGTGGCAGGAACCTGGCTTAGAGATAGTGCCTTGGATTTTGGATGCGGGGGCGGTTCAATTAGCAAATGGCAGTCTGCGGTTGGGGCAAATTAGCCGTGTTCTGAGCGATCCGCAAGCGGGAGTTGACGCGATCGCCAGTGAAATAGCAATTCGGAAGGCGGTGGGCCAAGTGCTACCCGCACTACAAAACTTACCAGGTCAATGGCAGTCCTGCTTAGTCGCCTTTAGCCGCGATCGCCTGCCCTTAATTGGCTTTGTCCCAGACACCACCGGACTGCATGTTTTCTCTGGCTTTAGTAATCCCTTCGCAATCATGCCGCCTTTAGCCCAACGCTTTGCTCAAGCTATCTCAGGCCCAGCAGACCCAATTTTGGAGCAACTCTCACCCGCTCGCTTCTCCGCGATCGCTTCTTAA